A window from Hoeflea sp. IMCC20628 encodes these proteins:
- a CDS encoding acyl carrier protein, translating to MIQNFADVRTILATYTETPIEEFDMSEDLDLTYDMDSTELTDFAKQLTQQYGVVIAKSDRADWTTGNDIVAFLKRAASNTDHTAAV from the coding sequence ATGATCCAGAATTTTGCAGATGTACGAACAATCCTTGCGACCTACACCGAAACGCCAATCGAGGAATTCGACATGTCGGAGGATCTCGACCTGACCTATGACATGGACTCGACCGAACTGACGGACTTCGCCAAACAACTCACCCAGCAATACGGCGTTGTCATTGCCAAAAGCGATCGAGCTGATTGGACAACGGGCAACGACATCGTTGCTTTCCTGAAGCGAGCGGCGTCGAACACGGATCACACGGCGGCGGTCTAG
- a CDS encoding beta-ketoacyl synthase N-terminal-like domain-containing protein translates to MNRTVVITAANTLTQSGADTGCIAPDAAICTKTRTIPESLVDADCPIGQRLKRKVDGFCRKGLAVANRAIAESMLLESDTDPDRIGIYVGNCLGGWGHIDAEIRALHQVGVSAIGPYVATAWFPAALQGQISLHYGFRGHSKTFSAFDVAGVQALAYAAQAIRLGVVDAVVCCASEDLSSVYVRRVLEETVARGWPASPVFEQKRAGSGVESAVAFVLENREMAIARGAPILCELAGCHDGFINVRSQIGPMLHACMEKLVESKSDPLLCILDGRFSCEHSATASTLQDRCIDGRMIDVSAILGEQFSVGGLMETAIAARALYKDRLSPATFGQSGENLFRQAIIQRLSANGNLVAHGLRAVNRVN, encoded by the coding sequence ATGAACCGCACAGTCGTCATAACAGCCGCCAACACCCTAACGCAGTCCGGTGCAGATACTGGCTGCATCGCCCCGGATGCCGCAATTTGCACAAAGACACGCACAATCCCGGAATCCCTTGTCGATGCCGATTGCCCGATTGGTCAGCGTCTGAAGCGCAAAGTCGATGGCTTCTGCCGCAAGGGTCTCGCTGTGGCCAACAGGGCGATCGCCGAGAGTATGCTTCTCGAAAGCGATACGGACCCCGATCGTATCGGGATCTATGTCGGCAACTGCCTCGGCGGCTGGGGCCACATCGATGCGGAAATCCGCGCACTTCACCAGGTCGGCGTATCGGCGATAGGCCCTTACGTAGCCACGGCCTGGTTCCCTGCCGCGCTGCAAGGGCAGATTTCCCTGCACTACGGTTTTCGCGGCCATTCGAAGACGTTTTCTGCCTTCGACGTCGCGGGTGTGCAGGCCTTGGCCTATGCAGCCCAGGCAATCAGGCTCGGTGTTGTTGATGCAGTGGTCTGCTGCGCCAGCGAAGACCTGTCGAGCGTTTATGTGCGGCGCGTATTGGAAGAGACCGTGGCGCGGGGATGGCCTGCTTCACCGGTGTTCGAGCAGAAGCGGGCTGGCAGCGGCGTTGAAAGTGCTGTGGCCTTCGTTCTGGAAAACCGGGAGATGGCTATTGCACGCGGGGCACCGATCCTTTGCGAATTGGCAGGATGCCACGACGGTTTCATCAACGTCAGGAGCCAGATCGGGCCGATGCTGCACGCGTGCATGGAAAAGCTCGTCGAAAGCAAGAGCGACCCGCTTCTCTGCATCCTCGATGGCCGATTTTCCTGCGAACATTCGGCTACAGCCAGCACTCTTCAGGACCGCTGCATTGACGGCCGGATGATCGACGTCTCCGCGATTCTCGGCGAGCAGTTCTCGGTCGGTGGACTGATGGAAACCGCCATCGCCGCGCGCGCGCTTTATAAAGACCGACTGAGCCCGGCAACCTTCGGACAGTCAGGTGAAAACCTGTTCCGTCAGGCGATCATCCAGCGCCTTTCGGCAAACGGAAATCTCGTCGCCCACGGACTGCGCGCGGTCAATCGCGTGAATTGA